The sequence below is a genomic window from Clostridium sp. BJN0001.
AATAATAATAATTTTTCGATTTTAAATCCTTTATCGTTTTTCTTTCCAAGTCCAATAAAATTCTTATCTGCATCATAAACTCTATACAATACATCATTTTCTATTTTCATATATGAAATTCTTTTATCATATACTCGTACTCCATTTTTTAAAAGCTTGGAAAATCCTTCATTAATAATAACAGCAGGATACATTTTTAAAGCATCATCTATCTTTATAATATATTTTTCTATATTTTCTTCTGTAAGATCATCGATATTTACGCTATCACATTTATTAAATACAGAAGTTCTTGTTCTTTCAAGATCAGTCATAACAGCGCCAAGTCCTAATTTTTCTCCTATATCATGGCAAAGGCTTCTTATATACGTTCCTTTGCTACACTCTACTGTAAATGACAAATAAGGAAGATCAAGAACTATATCTTTTATACTTAATATCTTCACTTTTCTAGGTTTTCTTTCTACTTCTATACCTTTTCTTGCAAGTTCATAAAGGCGTACTCCATTTTGCTTTAATGCAGAATACATAGGAGGAATCTGATCGTATTCTCCAGTAAATGAAATTAATGCTTCTTTTACATCATTTTCTGTTAAATTATCAGTATTTTCCCTTTTTATTACCTTTCCCTCAAGATCATATGTATCAGTCTCTACACCGATTAAGCATTTAACTTTATATTCCTTATCGGATGTCATTATATAATCAATAATCTTTGTTGCTTTTCCTATGCATACAGGAAGAACTCCTTCAGCTTCTGGATCAAGAGTTCCTGTATGACCAACCTTCTTTTCATGTGCAAGTTTTTTAACTTTCCATACAACATCAAATGAAGATTTTCCTTTATTTTTATATACATTTAATATTCCATTCATTTTTCTATCTCATTTTTTAATAATTTAATTATTTTTTCTTCTGCACTATCAAGAGATATTCCTCTCATAATGCCTCCAGCAGCTTTAATATGTCCACCGCCGCCATATTGCTCTGCAACATTTCTTACATCAATTTTATCCTTTGATCGAAGACTTGTCTTTATACCTTCTTCAGTTTCTTTTAATAATATTGATGCTAAAACACCTTTAACGGAAAGACCTGTTGATACTATATCTGATGTATTAACTTTTTCAAGGTCAAGTTCCTTTAAAATGTTATTTGGTATTTTTATTATTGCTACTTTTGAATCTAAAACAAGTTTTACATTACTTAATGCATAACCTGTTAATCTTAACTTATTTAATGGTTTATTATCAAAAATTCGACTATGAATGTAACTATTGTCAATTCCAAGTCCAATTAATTTTGAACATATTTTATGTGTTCTTTCTGTAACGTTTGAATGTCTAAATGAACCAGTATCTGTTACTATTCCGGTATAAACAGCTGTTCCTATTTTAATATTTTCTTCAGTTTTTTTACTAAAATCCACACCAAGTTCTTCTGATAATAGATATGAAAGTTCACATGTTGCAGCTGAAGAACTATCTACATAATTTAATA
It includes:
- a CDS encoding bifunctional oligoribonuclease/PAP phosphatase NrnA, yielding MDFKEIVKKIKKANRIGLSFHISPDGDAIGSTLALLNTLRTIKKDAYIISTEILPDNLSFLSYSDEIDGNTVKPDEDTDLIIILDCGNMDRIAADLSLYNKDIINIDHHISNENYGILNYVDSSSAATCELSYLLSEELGVDFSKKTEENIKIGTAVYTGIVTDTGSFRHSNVTERTHKICSKLIGLGIDNSYIHSRIFDNKPLNKLRLTGYALSNVKLVLDSKVAIIKIPNNILKELDLEKVNTSDIVSTGLSVKGVLASILLKETEEGIKTSLRSKDKIDVRNVAEQYGGGGHIKAAGGIMRGISLDSAEEKIIKLLKNEIEK
- the truB gene encoding tRNA pseudouridine(55) synthase TruB, with amino-acid sequence MNGILNVYKNKGKSSFDVVWKVKKLAHEKKVGHTGTLDPEAEGVLPVCIGKATKIIDYIMTSDKEYKVKCLIGVETDTYDLEGKVIKRENTDNLTENDVKEALISFTGEYDQIPPMYSALKQNGVRLYELARKGIEVERKPRKVKILSIKDIVLDLPYLSFTVECSKGTYIRSLCHDIGEKLGLGAVMTDLERTRTSVFNKCDSVNIDDLTEENIEKYIIKIDDALKMYPAVIINEGFSKLLKNGVRVYDKRISYMKIENDVLYRVYDADKNFIGLGKKNDKGFKIEKLLLL